The sequence CGCGGGTACGCCGTCACCGCCGCGACGATGCGGCCGGCAGCGATCGCGGCGTCGAGGGAATCGGCCGGGAAGGACACGGCGCGCAGCGGGGCCGCCGGATCGGTCGTCATCCCCTGCGGGATCCACGGCGGCACGTTGGGCGACGTGGCGAGGGCGACGATGCGTTCGGCGAGCTGTCTGGCGATCGAGTCGCCGGCCGCGTAGCCGACCACGGTCGCCACCGAAGCGGCGCGGTCGACCGTGTCCGCGCACGTCGAGTCGTGCTGCCACCAGAACGGCGGATCGGCGCTGCGCGCCTCGCTCTGCACCGCGTCGCGCGCCAACGCGTCGCGCTCCACCGGCGTGGGAACCGCCATCGAGTCTCCGCCGGGCGCCACGAGCACGTACGTGCGATCCCAGGGCAGCGTCACGCTGCGGTACGCGCCGCCACGCGCCGCGTAGGCCAGCACTTCTGGATTCCGCGTGATCAGCACGTCGGCGCGACGCACGCCGGCGTTCGGCAGGCCGCGGTCCAGGACGTCGCGCAGATCGGCGTTCGCCGGCGCATCCACGAAGACCACTGCCGGATGCACACGGTTCGAGTCGATCGCCAGGCCATAGCGGGGATCGCTCATCACCGCCGGGCCATCGGGTTCCGGGCGGTCGAACTCGATGCGCGCGGTGGCCGGAGTCATGGCCTGCACGTCGATCACGTGCGGCCAGGCGCGCGGTGTTCCGCGGGCGCTCTGCCAGGCTGCCGCGATCGGCGCGGCAGCGGTGGAGAGCTCGAACGTCCAGACCGTGGCCGAATCGTTCTTTCGCCAGCTCGTGGCGAGTTCGGGTAGCAGAATGCCTTCGCAGTCCACGCGGGTGAGCGTCCGCACGCGCTGACGGGCGGCGAGGGGCCTGGTATCGCGGGCCACGATATGCACCGTATCGGCGGGCGACGCGGACGTGTCGGCGATCGAGCAGGCGGCCGACCCGGACCGGCTCGATGGCGCGGGAGACGGGCGCATCGGCCCCGGGAGGCCCGCGCACGACCAGAGGACCGCGAGCAATACGGCAAGCGAATACGCCGAGGCGGCGCGGCGGGAACCGTTCACGTCCGGACGGAGGCCATGGATCAGAGATTTACCCTCCCGATCGAACCCGCGCCACGGGGCCGAGCGTGATATACTGTCCGGGTCACCGCAAACCGATCGGGAGGAATGGTGAACCCACGCTTCAGCTATGCGACGTCGGCACCCGGCGCGTACCAGGCCATGGTGGGCCTGGAAAAGTATCTGCACCAGTGCGGGCTCGAGGAATCGTTGATCCACCTGATCAAGCTGCGGGCGTCGCAGATCAACGGCTGCGCCTACTGCATCGACATGCATTGGAAGGACCTGCGGGCCATCGGCGAGAACGAGCAGCGGCTGTACTCGCTGGATGCATGGCGCGAGTGTCCGTATTACACCGATCGCGAACGCGCCGCGCTGGCGTGGACGGAGGCGGTGACGCTGGTGGCCGACGGCCACGTGCCCGACGCCGTGTACGACGAGGTGCAGCCGCACTTCACCGAGAAGGAGTTGTCCGATCTCACGTTCGCCATCGCCACGATCAACGCGTGGAACCGGCTGGCGATCTCGGCACGCACCGAGCCGGGCACGTACGAGTCCAGGCTGACGCCGGCGAAGTGACGATGGCGGCGGGGCCGCCGCGAGAACCCATGACCAGGAGTGCGGGCCCATGACCAGGCAGCTGATCTCGTCGGGAACGAGTTGGGAGAAGCTCTACGGCTACAGCCGCGCCGTGCGGCAGGGGAACGCCGTGTACGTGGCCGGCACCACCGCCGTGGACGAGTCGGGGGCCGTGGTCGGGGAGGACGACCCTCACCAGCAGGCCCGGTTCATCTATGCGAAAATTGAAAAGGCCCTCGCCGAAGCGGGGGCCTCTCTCAAGGACGTGGTTCGCGTACGGACCTTCGTCACCGACATCTCATGGTGGACCGAGGTGGCGCGGGCGCAGGGCGAGGTGTTCGCGGACATTCGCCCTGCGGCCACGCTGGTGCAGGTGAGCGCGTTGGTGGATCCGAAGTTGCTGGTCGAAATTGAAGTGGACGCCGTTGTAGCGTAGCACGTCCGCCTGACTGCCGGACTGTCAATCAGTCCGGCAGTCGGGCAGTCACAACGCTATCTGCGCACCACCGGCAACTCCACGAAACTGGCCTCGCCGGGCGCGTGATAGATCGTCATCGTCGCCTTCTTGTAGTCGCTCGGCTTGGCCCAGAAGATGTTCTTCACGAACGTCTGCGGATTGCGATCGTACAGCGGGAACCAGCTCGATTGGATCTGGACCATGATCCGGTGGCCCGGCAAGAAGACATGGTTCGCCGTGGGGAGTTCGAACTTGTAGAGCAGCGGCGTGTTGGGCGTGATCGGCTCGGGGTCGGAGTAGCTGGTGCGGTAGCGCCCGCGGAAGATGTCCATGGATACCGCCAGTTCGTAGCCGCCCATCGCCGGGTCGTTGCCCACCTCGGGCGGGTACACGTCGATGAGCTTCACCACCCAGTCGGCGTCGGTGCCCGTGGTGGCCGCGATGAGGTTGGCGACCGGCTGGCCGCTGATCTGCATGGGCGCTGAGAGCACGTCCGACTCGTAGGTCAGCACGTCGGGGCGGCCCGACGCTTCGCGCTGGTCGTCCACCAGCCACTGCGGCCAGGTGAGCGGGAACACGTAGCCCGTGGGCTGCGACGGACGCGAGCGGTACGGCACCGGTTTGGCCGGGTCGGACACGTACGAGTCCGTGCCGTTGCCGCCGGCACTCGGCGCCGCGAAGCCGACCTTCATATTGGATTCCAGATAGAGCGGCGTCGGGGTGGGCGTGCAGCCCGAGGCGCAACCCGAAGGCCAACTCTGGAGCCGCTCCCACTTGTTGGCGCCGGTGAGGTAGGCGTTCACCGGGGCCACCGGCTCGGCGGGCGTGCTGTCCTTGAGGTACTTGGCCAGGAACGGGCCGAGGATCTGCGACTGGAAATCGTAGGACGTGTTGGTCGGGAACTTGAGCGCGCCCAGCGAGCTGCCGTCCTCGATCTCCTGCCCGTGGTGCCAGGGGCCCATGACCAGGTAGACCATGTTGTTGTTGACGTCCTTGGGCTTGATGGCGTCGTACACCGCCATGGCGCCGTAGATGTCCTCCTGGTCCCAGAGCGACGACACCAGCATGGTCGGCACCTTGAGGGG comes from Gemmatimonadaceae bacterium and encodes:
- a CDS encoding carboxymuconolactone decarboxylase family protein; its protein translation is MVNPRFSYATSAPGAYQAMVGLEKYLHQCGLEESLIHLIKLRASQINGCAYCIDMHWKDLRAIGENEQRLYSLDAWRECPYYTDRERAALAWTEAVTLVADGHVPDAVYDEVQPHFTEKELSDLTFAIATINAWNRLAISARTEPGTYESRLTPAK
- a CDS encoding RidA family protein; the encoded protein is MTRQLISSGTSWEKLYGYSRAVRQGNAVYVAGTTAVDESGAVVGEDDPHQQARFIYAKIEKALAEAGASLKDVVRVRTFVTDISWWTEVARAQGEVFADIRPAATLVQVSALVDPKLLVEIEVDAVVA
- a CDS encoding CocE/NonD family hydrolase; protein product: GEYVMNRPLVGPLNDTKVDESTDTYDTIDWLVKNIPQSNGRVGELGISYDGFEPLMGLVNPHPALKVSVPMNPMVDGWMGDDWFHHGAFREQNMPYILEQEATRDNSVHWWTDYFDDYDLYMSKGSAGALGASRGMQQVGFWNQILVHPSYDAWWQEQAMDKILARQPLKVPTMLVSSLWDQEDIYGAMAVYDAIKPKDVNNNMVYLVMGPWHHGQEIEDGSSLGALKFPTNTSYDFQSQILGPFLAKYLKDSTPAEPVAPVNAYLTGANKWERLQSWPSGCASGCTPTPTPLYLESNMKVGFAAPSAGGNGTDSYVSDPAKPVPYRSRPSQPTGYVFPLTWPQWLVDDQREASGRPDVLTYESDVLSAPMQISGQPVANLIAATTGTDADWVVKLIDVYPPEVGNDPAMGGYELAVSMDIFRGRYRTSYSDPEPITPNTPLLYKFELPTANHVFLPGHRIMVQIQSSWFPLYDRNPQTFVKNIFWAKPSDYKKATMTIYHAPGEASFVELPVVRR